One genomic window of Erinaceus europaeus chromosome 7, mEriEur2.1, whole genome shotgun sequence includes the following:
- the CMKLR2 gene encoding chemerin-like receptor 2, which yields MEALEETLFEEFDNYSYGIDYYSTESNSEEKAHLGVVHCISLALCCLAFVLGIPGNAIVIWFTGFKWKKTVSTMWFLNLAIADFIFLLFLPLYISYVAMNFHWPFGLWLCKVNSFIAQLNMFASVFFLTVISLDRYVHLIYPVLSHQHRTLRNSLIVVVLIWLLAFLMGGPTLYFRDIVVFNNHIICYNNFHEHDSDLILLRHHVLTWMKVIIGYLLPLLTMSICYVSLVLKMKKRSTLMTSKHFWTILAVVVAFLICWTPYHLFSIWELIIHHNVYFQQVLKAGIPLSTGLAFLNSCLNPILYVLISKKFQARFRASVAEILKYTLWEVSCSGTVSEQLRNSETKNLCLLETVVS from the coding sequence ATGGAAGCCCTAGAGGAAACATTATTTGAAGAATTTGATAACTACTCCTATGGCATCGATTATTACTCTACAGAATCTAACTCAGAGGAAAAAGCTCACCTGGGAGTTGTCCACTGTATCTCCCTGGCGTTATGCTGCTTGGCCTTTGTTCTGGGCATTCCAGGTAATGCCATTGTCATTTGGTTCACCGGATTCAAGTGGAAGAAGACAGTCAGCACAATGTGGTTCCTTAACCTGGCAATtgcagattttatttttcttctcttcttgccCCTCTACATCTCCTATGTGGCCATGAATTTCCACTGGCCCTTTGGCCTCTGGTTGTGCAAAGTCAACTCCTTCATAGCTCAGTTGAATATGTTTGCCAGCGTTTTCTTCCTGACTGTGATAAGCCTGGACCGCTATGTTCACTTGATCTATCCTGTCTTATCGCATCAGCACCGAACCCTAAGGAATTCACTGATCGTAGTTGTACTCATTTGGCTTCTGGCTTTTTTAATGGGTGGTCCTACCCTATACTTTCGGGACATTGTGGTGTTTAATAACCACATTATTTGCTATAACAATTTCCATGAACATGATTCCGACCTCATTTTGTTGAGACACCACGTTCTTACTTGGATGAAAGTTATCATTGGGTACTTGTTGCCGTTACTGACAATGAGCATTTGCTATGTGTCTCTCGTCTTGAAGATGAAGAAGCGAAGCACCCTGATGACCAGTAAACATTTCTGGACCATCCTCGCTGTGGTCGTGGCTTTTTTAATCTGCTGGACTCCCTACCACCTGTTCAGCATTTGGGAGCTCATTATTCACCACAATGTCTATTTCCAGCAGGTACTGAAGGCTGGAATCCCGCTCTCAACTGGCTTGGCATTCCTCAACAGTTGTTTGAACCCCATCCTTTATGTCCTGATTAGTAAGAAGTTCCAAGCCCGTTTTCGGGCATCCGTTGCTGAGATACTGAAGTACACACTGTGGGAAGTTAGCTGTTCTGGCACAGTGAGTGAACAGCTCCGGAACTCTGAAACCAAGAACCTGTGTCTCCTGGAAACAGTCGTGAGTTAG